The Labilithrix sp. genome contains a region encoding:
- a CDS encoding Hsp33 family molecular chaperone HslO, which produces MVHEDNVLRALTDDGAFRVIAADTTATVRGAIEAQRPEGAELTRVFADLLTGAVLVRESMAPEYRLQAILQGNDRRARMVADTHPDGATRGLLQIGGAKTMAFDQGVLQIARTLHNGALHQGVVEVPQDNPTISGALMAYMQASEQVATVIAVGAYVAAGEVVAAGGYMVQLLPEVAEGPLMVMTERLRDFEDIVPLLARGAASPAALLAETLYGMPYTKVGDRPVSFGCNCSPERLMGSLASLPRADIQSLLDGGRTLDIECDYCRKTYKFTVDQLKSLLAPAN; this is translated from the coding sequence GTGGTTCACGAAGACAACGTGCTGCGCGCGCTGACGGACGACGGCGCGTTCCGCGTCATCGCCGCCGACACGACCGCGACCGTACGCGGCGCGATCGAGGCGCAGCGCCCCGAGGGCGCCGAGCTCACGCGGGTGTTCGCGGACCTCCTCACCGGCGCCGTCCTCGTCCGCGAGAGCATGGCGCCGGAGTACCGCCTCCAGGCGATCCTGCAGGGCAACGATCGCCGCGCGCGCATGGTCGCGGACACGCACCCCGACGGCGCGACGCGCGGGCTCCTCCAGATCGGCGGCGCCAAGACGATGGCCTTCGATCAGGGCGTCCTCCAGATCGCGCGCACGCTCCACAACGGCGCGCTCCATCAGGGCGTCGTCGAGGTGCCGCAGGACAACCCCACCATCTCGGGCGCGCTCATGGCGTACATGCAGGCGTCGGAGCAGGTGGCGACGGTCATCGCGGTCGGCGCCTACGTCGCGGCGGGCGAGGTCGTCGCGGCGGGCGGCTACATGGTGCAGCTCCTCCCCGAGGTCGCGGAGGGCCCGCTCATGGTGATGACCGAGCGCCTCCGCGACTTCGAGGACATCGTCCCGCTCCTCGCGCGCGGCGCGGCCTCCCCGGCGGCGCTCCTCGCGGAGACCCTCTACGGCATGCCGTACACGAAGGTCGGCGATCGCCCGGTCTCCTTCGGCTGCAACTGCTCCCCCGAGCGCCTGATGGGCAGCCTCGCCTCGCTTCCACGCGCCGACATCCAGTCCCTCCTCGACGGCGGCCGCACCCTCGACATCGAATGCGACTACTGCCGCAAGACCTACAAATTCACCGTCGACCAGCTCAAGTCGCTCCTGGCCCCGGCAAACTGA
- a CDS encoding SDR family NAD(P)-dependent oxidoreductase, whose protein sequence is MTHSLQRRVALVTGASRGIGRSIALALARAGARVAVNHRVHEQEAEGVVEEIGAFGGEAMVVRADVTDPDEVAAMVEDVRRTFGPVEILVNNAGIARALPLEQVQLATWDKTFSANLRAPFIVTSAVLPAMRTQRWGRLVFLSSTAVRVGGIVGPHYAASKAGLEGLMHSYASLLAKEGITSNAVAPALIETEMLAGNPAAQPAKIPVGRFGTPDEVADVVLAIVRNPYVTGQTVQVNGGLYMT, encoded by the coding sequence GTGACACACTCGCTACAGCGGCGGGTCGCGCTCGTCACCGGGGCGAGCCGCGGGATCGGGCGGAGCATCGCGCTCGCGCTCGCGCGTGCGGGGGCGCGCGTCGCGGTGAACCATCGCGTGCACGAGCAGGAGGCGGAGGGCGTCGTCGAGGAGATCGGCGCCTTCGGCGGCGAGGCGATGGTCGTCCGCGCGGACGTCACCGATCCCGACGAGGTCGCGGCGATGGTCGAGGACGTCCGCCGCACGTTCGGGCCGGTGGAGATCCTCGTGAACAACGCCGGGATCGCGCGCGCGCTCCCGCTCGAGCAGGTCCAGCTCGCGACCTGGGACAAGACCTTCTCCGCCAACCTCCGCGCCCCGTTCATCGTGACCTCGGCGGTGCTCCCCGCGATGCGGACCCAGCGCTGGGGCCGGCTCGTCTTCCTCTCGTCGACCGCCGTCCGCGTCGGCGGCATCGTCGGCCCGCACTACGCCGCCTCGAAGGCCGGCCTCGAAGGCCTGATGCACAGCTACGCCTCCCTCCTCGCGAAGGAGGGCATCACCTCGAACGCGGTCGCGCCCGCGCTGATCGAGACGGAGATGCTCGCCGGCAACCCCGCCGCTCAGCCGGCGAAGATCCCGGTCGGCCGCTTCGGCACCCCCGACGAGGTGGCCGACGTCGTCCTCGCGATCGTGCGAAACCCGTACGTGACCGGCCAGACCGTGCAGGTCAACGGCGGGCTCTACATGACGTGA